The nucleotide window GCGACAAGCTGGAACGCGCCCTGGGCGGTATCAAGGACATGGGCGGCGTGCCTGACCTGATCTTCGTTATCGACACCAACAAGGAAGACATCGCCATTCATGAAGCCCGTCGTCTGGGTATCCCGGTTGCTGCAGTGGTTGATACCAACTGCGATCCGGATGGCATCGACTTCCCGGTTCCGGGCAACGACGACGCTTCCCGCGCAATCTCTCTTTACTGCGATCTGATCGTTGCTGCTGCCATCGACGGTATCTCCCGTTCCGCTGGCGAATCTGGCGTTGATCTGGGTGCTGCTGAAGAAGGTCTCATCGAGAGCGATCTCGACGACGAAGACGACGGCGCAGAAGAAGCTGTAGCTGCCGAAGCTTCTGCTGAATAAGCGGAAGTCTGGCGCTTCGGTGCTTACATATTCCTGTCTTGGAACTCTGTCAGCTTCAAGGGAATATGGTCTGCTTCGAATGTGAGATTTGGGGGCTTTGCCCTGAATTGATTGAAATGGCCGCCCGAGATCATTCGGGCGGCTTCTGGCTTGTTTGATAAAGGACGTGAGGCTGCAATGGCTATTACAGCATCAATGGTGAAAGAGCTCCGTGAGATTTCTGGCGCGGGCATGATGGACTGCAAAAAGGCTCTCGGTGAAACCGACGGAGACATGGAAGCCGCAATCGACTGGTTGCGCACCAAAGGTCTGGCGAAAGCTGCCAAGAAATCCGGTCGTATCGCTGCTGAAGGGCTTATTGCCATCTCCGGTGCCGGCAACAAGGCTGCTCTTGCAGAAGTCAACGCCGAAACCGACTTCGTATCCCGTAACGACCAGTTCCAGGAACTGGCTCGCAACATCGCTTCTGTTGTTGTTGAAGCCGGTGACGATCTGGAAGCCATTCTGGCTGCAGACTACCCGACTGGTGGCACGGTTGCTGAAACCATCACCAACGCTGTCGCAACCATCGGCGAAAACATGAACCTGCGTCGCGGCAAGGTGCTGAGCGTGGACAAGGGCGTTGTTGCTTCCTACATGCACTCCGCTACTGCTCCTGGCCTCGGCCGTCTGGGCGTTCTGGTTGCTCTGGAATCCGAAGGCGATGCAGAGAAACTGGACGCTCTGGGCAAACAGATCGCCATGCACATTGCTGCAACCAACCCGCTCGCTGCGACCACCGAGGAAGTTGATCCTTCCGCAATCGAGCGCGAAAAGGCTGTGTTCTCCGAACAGGCTCGCGAATCCGGCAAACCTGAAAACATCATCGAAAAGATGGTTGAAGGCCGTATGCGCAAGTTCTTCGAAGAAGTCGTTCTGCTGAAACAGACCTTCGTTATCGACGGTGAAAACACCGTTGAGCAGGCAATCAAGAATGCCGAGAAGGAAGTTGGCGCACCAATCAAGCTTGTCTCTTTCGCTCGCTTCGCTCTTGGCGAAGGCATTGAGAAGAAAGAAGAAGACTTTGCAGCTGAAGTTGCTGCTGCTGCTGGCAAATAATCGACTTTCTTTGCCCATTGTGCTGCAACTGGCGTGAAAAAAGCGAAATTCGAAGGGCGTTGGGGATGACGAACCAGCGCCCTTCGTGTATGCAGAGACAGCTTTTCTTCCGGCCCTCTTTCTGGTCGCCGGACAATACCTGACCCGCGCCATCTGCAGGACCGTTTTGTGGCCGATGCGCGGTTGGATCGCAATGCTCGAGGTGGCTGACAGTATGGGAAATTTGAAATACAAGCGGGTTTTGCTGAAGGTGTCTGGCGAAGCCTTGATGGGGGAGCAGGGGTTCGGAATTGACCAGAAGATGGTTGCGCGTGTTGCCAAGGAAATAGCAGATGTGCGGGCGCTTGGGGTCGAGATTGGCGTTGTTATTGGCGGCGGCAACATCTTCCGTGGTGTTTCGGTTGCTGCCAAGGGCGGAGATCGGGTGCGCGGCGACCACATGGGCATGCTGGCAACCGTGATGAATGTTCTCGCCATGGCCAATGCACTTGAGGATATCGATGTTCCCGTTGTTGCCATGTCGGCGATTGCCATGGACGAAATCTGCGAGCCGTTCACGCAGCGCGCCGCCAAGGCCTATCTGTCCGAGGGCAAGGTGGTCCTTTTTGCGGCTGGAACGGGCAATCCTTTTGTGACGACGGATTCGGGCGCGGCCCTGCGTGCGGCCGAGATGCAATGCGACGCTGTGCTCAAAGGCACGCAGGTCGATGGCGTCTACTCCGCAGATCCGCGTAAAGATCCAACAGCCGTGCGTTATGATACGATTACTTACACCGAAGTCCTCAAGCAAGGGCTCAAGGTTATGGATGCCGCTGCGATTGCGCTTGCTCAAGAGGCGAATATACCGATAATTGTCTATTCATTGCATGAACCCAACTGCCTGCTGGACGTTTTGCAGGGCAGGGGGCGTGCAACCGTGGTTTCGGGCTAGGGCTCTCTGGCGCTATCAGCTGCTGGATGCCCGGTCACCAAACCCGATCTGCGGGAGGGGCAAAGCTTGCCGTTCCGCATGTCACATCAGGGGGAAACTGCTCAGGGGAGCTCACATCGAGGGGCATGAGCAAACTATAAACCCGGAATGAAAACCGACCTAGAAAACAAGAGGCTTTACCATGTCTGCCGAAGAACTGGATCTTGATGACCTTGAACGCCGAATGAAGGGGGCTCTGTCTGTTCTCAAATCAGATCTGTCCGGTTTGAGAACCGGGCGGGCATCCATCGCACTTCTGGACCCGATCACGGTAACGGCCTATGGGCAGACCATGCCGATCAACCAGGTTGGCACCGTATCCGTTCCAGAGCCACGCATGCTTTCGATCCAGGTTTGGGACAAGGGCATGGTTGGCGCTGTTGAAAAGGCGATTCGTGAATCCAATATCGGCATCAATCCGGTAACGGATGGTCAGCTGCTGCGTCTGCCGATTCCCGAGCTTAACGAAGAACGCCGTCAGGAAATGGTCAAGATTGCGCATTCATATGCAGAAAATGCCAAAGTGTCGGTGCGCCACATTCGTCGCGATGGCATGGACATGTGCAAGAAGGCCGAGAAAGACGGCATGAGTGAAGACGATGCCCGTCTCTACAACGACGAGATTCAGGAACTGACCAACAAATATGTTGCCGAGGTTGATAATCTGCTCTCGACAAAGCAAGCCGAGATCATGCAGGTCTAGAGCTTTCAAAGGCCCGGATCGAGTCGATTGCCAACTGGAGGCGGGGGTTTCTGGTTGGGCGTTTCGGTCCGTTTCGGGGCGCCCGTTGAGGACATCCCGATGGTCTGGATGCATATTTGTAGCTGGAATTCGGCCCGGCCACGCGACATCCTTGAGGTGTTGCGTCGGGCCGTTGAGGAACCGAGGGGATAGAAATTTATGGCAGGACAGGTGCGTTTCGCGGACACTTCCGTTACCGGGACTATGGTCATACCTCGGCATCTGGCTGTCATCATGGACGGGAACGGGCGTTGGGCCAAGGCGCGCAAACTGACCCGCACGCATGGGCACCGGCAGGGGGTTGTTGCCGTTCGTGAAATCGTTTCCAATTCCATTGATCTGGGCATCTCCTACCTGACGCTGTTTGCCTTCAGTTCGGAGAACTGGTCCCGACCTCCCTCGGAAATCCGCGACCTTCTGGGTCTGCTCAAGCTTTTCATCAACAAGGATCTGGCAACGCTGCACAAGCAGAATGTGCGCGTGCGGGTTATTGGCAGCCGTGTCGGGCTCGATGATGATATCATCGCGCTGCTGGACAAGGCCGAGACACTGACGGTAAACAACAACGGTCTCAATCTGATGATCGCGTTCAATTACGGTGCCCGTCAGGAAATTACCGATATGGTACGCCATCTGGCCAAAAGGGTCGAAACAGGGCAGATGACTGCCGATCAGATCTCCGAAGCGATGGTGTCGCAGTCGCTTTATACCGCCGGCATTCCCGATCCTGACGTGATTGTCCGGACGAGTGGGGAGCAGCGGCTGAGCAACTTCCTGTTGTGGCAGGCGGCCTATTCGGAATTCATCTTTGTTGATTGCTTCTGGCCTGATTTCGACCGATGTCAGCTTGAGCTGGTCCTGGCTGAATATGGCCGACGCAACCGCCGATTTGGCGGTTTGAAGGCGGATGAGCCGGAGATGGAGCAGAATGCTGTTGCTTCGGGGGGGCTGGCGGCCTCTGCCTTATGATCAGCGATATGGTGTCGCATGCTGGCTAACCGGCTGGCGGGAAATTACAGGAGACTCTGTTCTGGACTCTTTGAAGAAACCCGTGAGTGACACGGAGGAAAAGGCACCAGTGAAGTCCCTCTGGTCTGATCTGGCCTTGAGGATCGTGTCCGGTGTCGTGCTTGCGGTTGCCGCTTTTGCTGTGACCTGGTGGGGCGGATTGGCCTATGCGCTGTTTTTCGGTGCGGTTACCGTTCTGATCTATCGGGAATGGGTTGCCATGGTAGGGGAGACGCCGACGGGCACACCTGCCTTGACGGGCTATATTTCTGTACTCGGATCGCTGCTCTGCTTCTATTTTGGGGACTGGCAGGCGGGTCTTGCCATTCCTGTGTTCGGAGCCGGCTATCTGTTGATCGCCCGCTGTTCCTATCCAGCGGCCCGCTGGTGTGCTTGGGGGATTCTTTACGCCGGACTGTTCGGCGCGGCAATGTTGCTGCTGCGACAGGATGCGACCCATGGCTTCTCCGCGATCCTCATTCTGTTTGCCCTCGTCTGGGGAACGGATGTGTCTGCCTATTTTGTTGGCAAGTTCGTTGGCGGCCCCAAACTGTGGCGCCGGGTTTCGCCCAAGAAGACCTGGTCTGGCTCGCTCGGCGGACTTGTTCTGGGTACCGGCTTTTCCGTCGTTGTAGCCATCATTCTGGGGCTTCAGCCAAGCGTGACGATGGTTGCAATGCTCGGTGGACTTTCTGTGCTCTCTCAGGTGGGAGACCTTGCGGAGTCACAAATGAAGCGTATGTTTGGCGTCAAGGATTCCGGTACGCTCATCCCTGGTCATGGCGGTGTGATGGATCGCGTCGACGGTCTGCTTTTCGCTGTTGTGGCTGCTGCTGTCATCGGATTTGCCTTTGCGGATATCCATTCCGTGGCCACAGGCTTTCTGATCCAGTAGGCCCAGATCCTGCCCTCGCAAGACCATCGCCGCCTTTCGGTCGATTATTCGAATTCTAATGAGTAGCTTATGTCAAAGTCTTCATCCTGTGACACTTCCGCACCAACCTATTCGGGGGCGCAGAAATCAATCTCCGTTTTGGGAGCGAGTGGATCGGTTGGAGACTCCGCGCTCGATATCATCAATGGTTCGCCCTTGCGCTACCGGGTTGATGCGCTGACGGCCAATCGCAACGTTTCCAAGCTGGCAAAAGCGGCGATAGCCTCCAAGGCCCGCTTTGCGGTGGTTGCCGACGAGAGCTGCTATGGTGCGC belongs to uncultured Cohaesibacter sp. and includes:
- the frr gene encoding ribosome recycling factor, with protein sequence MSAEELDLDDLERRMKGALSVLKSDLSGLRTGRASIALLDPITVTAYGQTMPINQVGTVSVPEPRMLSIQVWDKGMVGAVEKAIRESNIGINPVTDGQLLRLPIPELNEERRQEMVKIAHSYAENAKVSVRHIRRDGMDMCKKAEKDGMSEDDARLYNDEIQELTNKYVAEVDNLLSTKQAEIMQV
- the pyrH gene encoding UMP kinase codes for the protein MGNLKYKRVLLKVSGEALMGEQGFGIDQKMVARVAKEIADVRALGVEIGVVIGGGNIFRGVSVAAKGGDRVRGDHMGMLATVMNVLAMANALEDIDVPVVAMSAIAMDEICEPFTQRAAKAYLSEGKVVLFAAGTGNPFVTTDSGAALRAAEMQCDAVLKGTQVDGVYSADPRKDPTAVRYDTITYTEVLKQGLKVMDAAAIALAQEANIPIIVYSLHEPNCLLDVLQGRGRATVVSG
- a CDS encoding isoprenyl transferase: MVIPRHLAVIMDGNGRWAKARKLTRTHGHRQGVVAVREIVSNSIDLGISYLTLFAFSSENWSRPPSEIRDLLGLLKLFINKDLATLHKQNVRVRVIGSRVGLDDDIIALLDKAETLTVNNNGLNLMIAFNYGARQEITDMVRHLAKRVETGQMTADQISEAMVSQSLYTAGIPDPDVIVRTSGEQRLSNFLLWQAAYSEFIFVDCFWPDFDRCQLELVLAEYGRRNRRFGGLKADEPEMEQNAVASGGLAASAL
- a CDS encoding phosphatidate cytidylyltransferase, encoding MSDTEEKAPVKSLWSDLALRIVSGVVLAVAAFAVTWWGGLAYALFFGAVTVLIYREWVAMVGETPTGTPALTGYISVLGSLLCFYFGDWQAGLAIPVFGAGYLLIARCSYPAARWCAWGILYAGLFGAAMLLLRQDATHGFSAILILFALVWGTDVSAYFVGKFVGGPKLWRRVSPKKTWSGSLGGLVLGTGFSVVVAIILGLQPSVTMVAMLGGLSVLSQVGDLAESQMKRMFGVKDSGTLIPGHGGVMDRVDGLLFAVVAAAVIGFAFADIHSVATGFLIQ
- the tsf gene encoding translation elongation factor Ts, giving the protein MAITASMVKELREISGAGMMDCKKALGETDGDMEAAIDWLRTKGLAKAAKKSGRIAAEGLIAISGAGNKAALAEVNAETDFVSRNDQFQELARNIASVVVEAGDDLEAILAADYPTGGTVAETITNAVATIGENMNLRRGKVLSVDKGVVASYMHSATAPGLGRLGVLVALESEGDAEKLDALGKQIAMHIAATNPLAATTEEVDPSAIEREKAVFSEQARESGKPENIIEKMVEGRMRKFFEEVVLLKQTFVIDGENTVEQAIKNAEKEVGAPIKLVSFARFALGEGIEKKEEDFAAEVAAAAGK